The Halopseudomonas sabulinigri genome window below encodes:
- a CDS encoding FecR domain-containing protein, which translates to MDAARQPGAPLPERIVRAAIQWRLKLDVAADQARVQALIQHWCQQHPEHALAWQRLGGLQRELDAYTATLPSPELGIPILKRAGTDLQRRRALKLLTLTVAVGGPAGWLVTSIPSVTADYRVATGERRQITLADGSELLLNSGSALDVLFSATERLLVLRAGELQVSSAADPNSLRASPLRVACRHGWCDSADAQFVLRDQGSHSDLLVQQGSVAVSTLGGQQPLAVKAGERYALYPEHIEPIGHQTIDPSAWTRGMLVVDDIRLDAFLQELGRYRSGLIGCDPAVADLRLSGVFQLDQQAALLEHLARTLPVDIVSRSRFWVRLVAKA; encoded by the coding sequence ATGGATGCCGCGCGCCAGCCAGGCGCCCCGCTGCCCGAGCGTATCGTCCGCGCTGCGATCCAATGGCGCCTGAAGCTGGATGTCGCCGCCGACCAGGCCAGGGTGCAGGCGCTCATTCAGCACTGGTGCCAACAGCATCCCGAGCATGCGCTTGCCTGGCAGCGTCTCGGCGGCTTGCAGCGTGAGCTCGACGCCTACACCGCTACCCTGCCCTCGCCCGAGCTGGGCATTCCGATCCTCAAGCGCGCCGGCACCGACCTGCAGCGTCGCCGCGCGCTGAAGCTGCTGACACTCACGGTCGCCGTCGGCGGGCCCGCTGGCTGGTTGGTCACCAGCATCCCTAGCGTCACCGCCGACTACCGCGTGGCCACAGGCGAGCGCCGACAGATCACCCTGGCCGATGGCAGCGAGCTGCTGCTCAACAGCGGCTCGGCGCTGGATGTGCTGTTCAGCGCGACCGAGCGCCTGCTGGTGCTGCGCGCCGGCGAGCTGCAGGTCAGCAGCGCCGCAGACCCGAACAGCCTGCGTGCCAGCCCCTTGCGCGTAGCCTGCCGCCACGGCTGGTGTGACAGCGCAGATGCGCAGTTCGTACTGCGCGATCAAGGCAGCCACAGCGACTTGCTGGTGCAACAGGGCAGCGTTGCGGTGAGCACCCTTGGCGGCCAGCAACCGCTAGCTGTCAAGGCCGGTGAGCGCTATGCGCTTTACCCGGAGCATATCGAACCGATTGGCCACCAGACGATTGACCCCAGTGCCTGGACGCGCGGCATGTTGGTGGTCGACGACATCCGCCTTGACGCCTTCCTGCAGGAGCTTGGCCGCTACCGCAGCGGGCTGATCGGCTGTGATCCGGCTGTCGCCGACCTGCGCCTGTCCGGGGTCTTTCAACTCGATCAGCAAGCAGCCTTGCTGGAGCACCTGGCGCGCACGTTACCCGTCGACATCGTGAGCCGCTCCCGTTTCTGGGTGCGCTTGGTGGCCAAAGCCTGA
- a CDS encoding cache domain-containing protein, whose protein sequence is MPDDPGRKFAARPYRLTALITLITLLFTGTLLTLFQYQQLSRIMLSTGDELFERLSLNVETQLENIYQPPGQALNLLSLGSLPDTRTLAQRLPHLKSFAQVLSDNPQLNSVYLGWTDGDYLMLRSLDVAENQNRFDAPEEARWMAWHVQNENGERNVTYLFLNQQLGIIEARLMVDDGFDPRQRPWYEEATAVDQQIVTLPYVFFSTHEFGTTLAKRARNGAVLGADLTLGRLSQALEEQKITPSSQLLIYTADGTVIAYHDVQRLLHTAQGSSLHLKRFNQLGSTLLATLALDGYRQERRITRELEGRRWIIQQRRIGLRGTPDTYLAVLVPEDELLAEAYRIRSESVWISLTICLVLLPLLWFSGRIRRNQD, encoded by the coding sequence ATGCCGGACGATCCAGGAAGGAAGTTCGCCGCCAGGCCCTATCGCCTGACAGCCCTCATCACGCTGATCACCTTGCTGTTCACCGGCACGCTGCTGACCCTGTTTCAATACCAGCAGTTGTCTCGGATCATGCTGTCCACCGGCGATGAGCTGTTTGAACGCCTGAGCCTGAATGTTGAGACCCAACTGGAAAATATCTATCAGCCACCCGGCCAGGCGCTGAACCTGCTGAGCCTTGGCTCCCTGCCAGATACCCGTACCCTGGCCCAGCGCCTCCCGCATCTGAAATCCTTCGCGCAGGTGCTGAGCGACAACCCGCAACTCAATTCCGTGTATCTGGGCTGGACCGACGGCGACTACCTCATGCTGCGCTCGCTCGACGTGGCCGAAAACCAGAACCGCTTTGATGCGCCGGAGGAAGCACGCTGGATGGCCTGGCATGTGCAAAATGAAAACGGCGAGCGCAACGTCACCTATCTCTTTCTGAACCAGCAACTGGGCATCATTGAGGCTCGCTTGATGGTGGATGACGGTTTTGATCCACGGCAGCGTCCCTGGTATGAGGAAGCAACGGCAGTTGATCAGCAGATAGTCACCCTGCCCTACGTGTTTTTTTCGACCCACGAGTTCGGAACCACACTGGCGAAGCGCGCACGTAACGGTGCGGTGCTGGGCGCCGATCTGACCCTTGGCCGGCTGTCACAGGCGCTGGAGGAACAGAAGATCACGCCCTCCTCGCAGCTGTTGATCTATACCGCCGATGGCACGGTGATCGCCTACCATGACGTGCAGCGCCTGCTGCACACGGCGCAGGGCAGCAGTCTGCATCTCAAGCGTTTCAACCAGCTGGGCAGCACCCTGCTGGCCACCCTGGCGCTGGACGGCTATCGCCAGGAGCGCCGCATTACCCGCGAACTGGAAGGCCGCCGCTGGATCATCCAGCAACGCCGTATTGGGCTGCGCGGCACGCCGGACACCTACCTGGCAGTGCTGGTGCCCGAAGACGAGCTACTTGCCGAGGCGTATCGCATTCGCAGCGAGAGTGTCTGGATTTCTCTGACGATCTGTCTGGTATTGCTGCCACTTTTGTGGTTTTCTGGGCGCATTCGCCGCAACCAAGATTAG
- a CDS encoding TatD family hydrolase: MEWVDIGVNLTDKAFAKDRSEVLERAWQADVSQLLLTTTSLDHADQVLEFCADEPNRLFATAGVHPHEARHWNSDGHRQLTQLSQHNAVKAIGECGLDFNRDFSPRPAQVKALEDQLSIAVETGLPVFLHERDASETLLPLLRDYRDQLSGAVVHCFTADQKALYAYLDLDLHIGITGWICDERRGTHLHPLMRDIPTGRLMLETDAPWLLPRSMENKPKSRRNEPAFLIEVAHCVAQCRNETLAQLAAHTTATARTLFALPSPA; this comes from the coding sequence ATGGAATGGGTCGATATCGGCGTCAACCTGACTGACAAGGCTTTTGCCAAAGACCGCTCTGAAGTACTGGAGCGGGCTTGGCAGGCCGATGTCAGCCAGTTGCTGCTGACCACCACCTCGCTTGATCACGCCGATCAGGTACTCGAATTCTGCGCAGATGAGCCCAACCGGCTGTTTGCGACTGCCGGGGTTCACCCCCACGAAGCACGCCACTGGAACAGCGACGGCCACCGCCAGCTCACGCAGCTGAGCCAACACAATGCGGTAAAGGCCATCGGTGAATGTGGGCTGGATTTTAATCGGGATTTTTCGCCGCGCCCGGCGCAGGTCAAGGCGCTGGAAGACCAGCTCAGCATTGCCGTGGAGACCGGCTTGCCGGTGTTTCTGCACGAACGCGATGCCAGCGAAACGCTGCTGCCATTGCTGCGCGATTACCGGGACCAGCTCAGCGGCGCCGTGGTGCACTGCTTTACCGCAGATCAGAAAGCTCTTTACGCCTACCTTGATCTGGATCTGCACATCGGCATTACCGGCTGGATCTGCGACGAGCGCCGCGGCACCCACCTGCACCCCCTGATGCGCGATATTCCCACCGGCCGCCTGATGCTGGAAACCGACGCGCCCTGGCTGCTGCCACGCAGCATGGAAAACAAGCCGAAGAGCCGCCGCAACGAGCCCGCCTTCCTGATCGAAGTAGCGCATTGTGTGGCCCAGTGTCGTAACGAAACCCTGGCGCAACTCGCTGCCCACACCACGGCCACCGCGCGCACGCTGTTTGCCCTGCCAAGCCCGGCTTAA
- a CDS encoding sigma-70 family RNA polymerase sigma factor: MPATETTSSISIATLYSEHHGWLFAWLRRKLGCAEQAADVAQDTFVRVLVRNQAVSNQAPKAFLSTIARGLVIDHWRRSALENAYLQALAQLPEQYYPSAEEQHQTLRTLEQIAALLEGLKARVRTAFLLYQLGGLTHAQIATQLGVSSRTVERHVADALFHCYQLRYREG; the protein is encoded by the coding sequence ATGCCCGCCACCGAAACCACCTCCAGCATCAGCATTGCCACGCTATACAGCGAGCACCACGGCTGGCTCTTCGCCTGGCTGCGGCGCAAGCTTGGCTGTGCCGAGCAGGCGGCTGATGTGGCGCAAGACACCTTCGTGCGGGTGCTGGTGCGCAATCAGGCGGTCAGCAATCAGGCGCCCAAGGCGTTTCTGTCCACCATCGCCCGTGGTCTGGTGATTGATCACTGGCGCCGCAGCGCGCTGGAAAATGCCTACCTGCAGGCCCTCGCGCAACTGCCAGAGCAATATTACCCCTCCGCCGAGGAGCAGCATCAGACCCTGCGAACATTGGAGCAGATCGCCGCCCTGCTGGAGGGGCTCAAGGCCCGGGTGCGTACCGCATTTTTGCTTTATCAGCTCGGAGGCCTGACCCATGCGCAGATCGCGACGCAGTTAGGCGTCTCCTCGCGTACCGTAGAGCGCCATGTGGCGGACGCCCTGTTCCACTGCTATCAACTGCGTTACCGCGAGGGTTAG
- a CDS encoding helix-turn-helix domain-containing protein, translating into MSEPTPQLRTLSRALDVLELIEASPVPISLSELAKAMDESTPIVFRILQTLEARGYIRRRAEDKRYSHTWRSTGSGAVRRAVILLRSAAGFSVAGSSVEELADRAAIEPAAP; encoded by the coding sequence GTGTCGGAGCCAACGCCGCAATTGAGGACGCTGTCGCGCGCCCTTGATGTGCTCGAACTCATAGAAGCGTCGCCAGTACCCATCTCCCTGTCGGAGCTGGCCAAGGCGATGGATGAGTCGACGCCAATCGTCTTTCGTATCCTGCAGACCCTGGAAGCCAGGGGATACATCCGTCGCCGCGCGGAAGACAAGCGCTACTCGCACACCTGGCGCTCTACCGGCAGTGGCGCCGTGCGCCGCGCTGTGATCTTGCTGAGGAGTGCAGCGGGTTTCTCCGTTGCCGGCAGCAGCGTCGAGGAGCTGGCAGACAGGGCGGCCATCGAGCCCGCCGCGCCCTGA
- a CDS encoding TonB-dependent siderophore receptor, which translates to MRALAKAPLHYGFRLAGNSSLAVCMALALGLASPLTLAVDTSQAASSRQSLSIAPGPLAAALSSFAQQTGINLSFTPAQVQGLSSRGVSNASSVDAALTALLSGSGLVAQKSRSGYVIVPAQTDSGAYQLNPLTIEAQQAEGSGVAPVPGYFAGTSRAGTKTDTPIVETAQSISVVTAEQIADRKATTVEEAVAYSAGVSVGGAGLDPRFDQINIRGYAAVTNADYLDGMRQANTGWLSYFTTDPFALERVEILKGPASVLYGQISPGGMVNRVSKRPSEEAVEQVELQYGSNDHLQGQFDIGGRLDDDGDVLYRLVAIARDADTDIEQVPNNVGLIAPSLTWRISEQTDLTLLAQYQDRETSGSPRPYQSGDTLTRFWAGDEDFDQLDQQQTLLGYEFEHRFNDTFTLQHNLRYGQTDTVNQYTSSSLQPGSTSILDRTAWGVYEQMDSVTTDTRLVSRFATGVLQHTLLTGLDYAYLDFDVEYSMGAAPSIDINNPDYHQPIARPRSVLVDQSGTTHRSAVYLQDQIELGAWRLSAGLRHDWANTEKTDNLSGARSKTHDDKTTGQVGALYLFDSGLAPYISYAQSFLPQTGTGQNGDDFKPTEGEQIELGIKYQPPGSSTLLTASVYHLVQSNSLTSVPGTAFNVQKGEETSQGLELEAVSDLTDDLHMIASYAFNDAEITESNDGDKGNTPILTPKHLASLWLDYTLPSGLLQGLGLSAGARYNGRSYANASNSEKNEAYTLVDVGAHYDLRGGAEGIRLGLNAKNVTDKQYISCEAGYCYRGAGRALIGSVSYRW; encoded by the coding sequence ATGCGCGCACTAGCAAAAGCTCCCCTCCACTACGGCTTTCGATTGGCCGGCAACAGCAGCCTGGCCGTCTGCATGGCCCTGGCATTGGGCCTTGCCAGCCCTTTGACCCTGGCTGTCGATACCAGCCAGGCCGCCAGCTCACGCCAGAGTCTGTCGATTGCCCCTGGGCCGCTAGCCGCCGCGCTGAGCAGCTTTGCCCAGCAAACCGGCATCAACCTGTCATTCACCCCTGCCCAGGTGCAGGGGCTCAGCAGTCGCGGTGTCAGTAACGCCAGCTCAGTGGATGCCGCCCTGACGGCGCTTCTCAGCGGCAGCGGCCTGGTGGCGCAAAAAAGCCGTTCCGGTTATGTGATCGTGCCTGCGCAAACCGACAGTGGCGCCTATCAGCTCAACCCCTTGACCATTGAAGCGCAGCAGGCCGAGGGCTCTGGCGTCGCACCGGTGCCTGGTTACTTTGCCGGTACCAGCCGCGCCGGCACCAAGACCGATACGCCGATTGTAGAGACCGCGCAAAGCATCAGCGTGGTCACCGCCGAGCAAATTGCCGACCGCAAAGCCACTACCGTGGAAGAGGCCGTCGCCTACTCCGCCGGCGTCAGCGTAGGTGGCGCCGGTCTCGACCCGCGTTTCGATCAGATCAACATTCGCGGTTACGCTGCGGTCACCAACGCCGATTATCTGGATGGCATGCGCCAGGCCAACACCGGCTGGTTGTCATACTTCACCACTGATCCCTTTGCGTTGGAACGAGTCGAAATTCTCAAGGGACCGGCATCGGTGCTGTATGGGCAGATCAGCCCGGGCGGCATGGTCAACCGGGTGAGCAAGCGCCCCAGCGAAGAGGCCGTCGAACAGGTTGAGCTACAGTACGGCAGCAACGATCACCTGCAGGGCCAGTTCGATATCGGTGGCCGCCTGGATGACGACGGCGACGTACTCTATCGCCTGGTCGCCATCGCCCGTGACGCCGATACCGACATCGAGCAGGTACCGAACAATGTCGGTTTGATCGCGCCCTCGCTGACCTGGCGCATCAGCGAACAAACCGACCTGACCTTGCTTGCGCAGTATCAGGACCGTGAAACCTCAGGCTCCCCGCGCCCTTACCAGTCGGGCGACACCCTGACCCGCTTCTGGGCCGGCGACGAAGACTTTGATCAACTGGATCAACAGCAAACGCTGCTCGGCTACGAGTTTGAGCATCGCTTCAACGACACCTTCACCCTGCAGCACAACCTGCGCTACGGGCAGACCGATACGGTCAACCAATACACCAGCTCCAGCCTGCAGCCCGGTAGCACCAGCATCCTGGATCGCACCGCCTGGGGGGTTTACGAGCAGATGGATTCGGTGACCACCGACACCCGGCTGGTCTCACGCTTTGCCACCGGCGTCCTGCAACACACGCTGCTGACCGGCCTGGATTATGCCTACCTGGATTTTGATGTGGAGTACTCCATGGGCGCTGCGCCCTCGATCGACATCAACAACCCGGACTACCACCAGCCCATCGCCCGCCCGCGCTCGGTGCTGGTCGATCAGAGCGGCACCACCCACCGCAGCGCTGTGTATCTGCAGGACCAGATTGAGCTCGGCGCCTGGCGCCTGTCTGCCGGCCTGCGTCACGACTGGGCCAATACCGAGAAAACCGACAATCTCAGCGGCGCCAGAAGCAAGACGCACGATGACAAGACCACCGGGCAAGTCGGCGCGCTCTACCTGTTCGACTCGGGCCTGGCGCCCTACATCAGCTACGCGCAGTCATTTCTGCCACAAACCGGCACCGGCCAGAATGGCGATGACTTCAAGCCCACCGAGGGCGAGCAGATCGAACTGGGTATCAAGTACCAGCCACCCGGCAGCAGCACTCTGCTGACCGCCTCGGTTTATCATCTGGTGCAGTCCAACTCGCTTACCTCGGTGCCAGGTACCGCGTTCAACGTTCAGAAAGGCGAAGAAACGTCCCAGGGGCTTGAGCTGGAAGCCGTCTCCGACCTGACCGACGATCTGCACATGATCGCCAGCTACGCCTTCAATGATGCGGAAATTACCGAGAGCAACGATGGCGACAAGGGCAACACACCGATCCTTACGCCCAAGCATCTGGCGTCCCTGTGGCTCGACTACACCCTGCCCAGCGGTCTGTTGCAGGGCCTGGGCCTCTCTGCCGGTGCGCGCTACAACGGGCGCAGCTACGCCAACGCCAGCAACAGCGAGAAGAACGAAGCCTACACGCTGGTGGATGTGGGCGCGCACTACGACCTGCGCGGCGGGGCCGAGGGTATACGTCTGGGCCTCAACGCCAAGAACGTGACCGACAAACAGTACATTTCCTGTGAGGCGGGATACTGCTATCGCGGCGCCGG
- a CDS encoding DEAD/DEAH box helicase, giving the protein MSDTAPAAKQFADLGLPAPLLEALNSLGYETPSPIQAEAIPTLLSGDDLLGLAQTGTGKTAAFALPVLAGIDVSLRATQALILTPTRELALQVAEAFQRYAQNMRGFSVLALYGGSAFAPQFKALERGAHVVVATPGRLTDHLRRRSLKLQDLRFLVLDEADEMLKMGFADDLEAVFEEVPEQTQKALFSATMPPGVRTVARKHMKEPKEIRLHSGSSSSLDTITQKVWEVSNHHKLDAMTRLLEVEPVEAMIVFVRTKTASLELAERLEARGFAAAALNGDLSQQLREQVVDRIKRGLIDIIVATDVAARGLDVERITHVLNYDLPHDSESYVHRIGRTGRAGRQGTAILFATPRERRLLHVLEKATGQKIEPQALPSADAVRSGRLSKLATRLNAARENATSLHQQLVTDLQELTSLDATELAAALLAILPSAKTLLEPVSELPSAPARQENQFDRDSGLTRYKVQGGRKSGLMPKPLVDVLVKVGKLQRQQIGHIKMFPEHTGVYLPQLDQDILNRLASAEINGVPLQIRAWPLPPGETESRPARKPKRDFASKPRAARPPRKD; this is encoded by the coding sequence ATGTCCGATACCGCTCCGGCGGCCAAGCAGTTTGCCGATCTTGGCTTACCTGCTCCGCTTCTCGAGGCTCTAAACAGCCTCGGATATGAAACACCCTCCCCCATCCAGGCCGAGGCCATCCCCACCCTGCTCAGCGGTGATGACCTGCTTGGTCTGGCGCAAACCGGCACGGGCAAGACCGCCGCCTTTGCACTGCCCGTGCTGGCCGGCATCGACGTCAGCCTGCGCGCCACGCAGGCACTGATCCTCACGCCAACCCGTGAATTGGCATTGCAAGTTGCCGAAGCTTTTCAGCGCTATGCGCAGAACATGCGTGGTTTTTCCGTACTTGCCCTCTACGGCGGCTCAGCTTTCGCGCCGCAGTTCAAGGCGCTGGAGCGCGGCGCACATGTTGTTGTTGCGACTCCCGGCCGTCTCACCGACCACCTGCGCCGTCGCAGCCTGAAGCTGCAGGACCTGCGCTTCCTGGTGCTCGACGAAGCGGACGAAATGCTCAAGATGGGCTTTGCCGACGATCTCGAAGCCGTCTTTGAAGAAGTCCCGGAGCAAACCCAGAAGGCGCTGTTCTCGGCCACCATGCCGCCTGGCGTGCGTACCGTTGCACGCAAGCACATGAAAGAGCCCAAGGAGATCCGCCTGCACAGCGGCTCCAGCAGCAGCCTGGACACCATCACCCAGAAAGTCTGGGAAGTGTCCAACCACCACAAACTGGACGCCATGACACGCTTGCTCGAAGTTGAGCCGGTCGAAGCCATGATCGTCTTTGTGCGCACCAAAACCGCCAGTCTTGAATTGGCTGAGCGGCTGGAAGCACGTGGCTTTGCGGCCGCTGCACTGAATGGCGATCTCAGCCAGCAACTGCGTGAGCAAGTGGTCGACCGCATCAAGCGCGGCCTGATCGACATTATCGTGGCTACCGACGTTGCCGCCCGTGGCCTGGACGTGGAACGCATTACCCACGTACTCAACTACGATCTGCCGCACGACAGCGAAAGCTACGTACACCGTATCGGTCGTACTGGCCGCGCCGGCCGCCAGGGCACGGCAATCCTGTTTGCCACCCCGCGTGAGCGTCGCCTGCTGCACGTACTCGAGAAAGCCACAGGCCAGAAGATCGAACCCCAGGCGCTGCCGTCAGCCGATGCCGTCCGTAGCGGTCGTCTGAGCAAGCTGGCCACGCGCCTGAATGCCGCCCGCGAAAACGCCACCTCGCTGCACCAGCAGCTGGTGACCGATCTGCAGGAGCTTACCAGCCTGGACGCTACCGAGCTGGCAGCCGCGTTGCTGGCCATTCTGCCAAGCGCCAAGACCCTGCTGGAGCCGGTTTCCGAGCTGCCCAGCGCGCCTGCACGCCAGGAAAACCAGTTCGACCGCGACAGCGGCCTGACCCGCTACAAGGTCCAGGGCGGCCGCAAGAGCGGGCTGATGCCCAAACCGCTGGTGGACGTACTGGTCAAGGTTGGCAAGCTGCAGCGCCAGCAGATCGGCCACATCAAGATGTTCCCCGAGCACACCGGCGTTTACCTGCCGCAACTCGACCAGGACATCCTCAACCGGCTGGCCAGTGCCGAGATCAACGGCGTTCCGCTGCAGATCCGCGCCTGGCCGCTGCCGCCCGGTGAAACCGAATCACGCCCGGCGCGCAAGCCCAAGCGTGACTTCGCCAGCAAGCCGCGCGCCGCCAGACCGCCACGCAAGGACTGA
- the dacB gene encoding D-alanyl-D-alanine carboxypeptidase/D-alanyl-D-alanine endopeptidase, giving the protein MPTRFKRALLCVLPTLGLLVNAPAFAADSGTLPAKVSSALAAAKIPANALSLAVIPLEGQGMAQFVNADIPVNPASTMKLITTYAALEVLGPTYQWRSDLFIDGPVVNGTLQGDLIFRSGGDPKLTIERMWLMMRDLKAAGVRDITGDLVLQPADMRFPSDVPPFVDDGGDPNKPFLVEPDPLLTNLKLFVLSSYGEQNGVRINLEPNLPEVTVNNQLTLLPPVRSCPRPNVAYSIQDSGYQATITLTGSLHENCIAQRYLSALTATTYTGSTLRSLWRDMGGTIAGGTRIGRAPASSRLVSQSASPDLVEVVRDINKYSNNTMARQLFLTIGRDQRTPADRDDHKAAVRVINQWLAEKGIYPTGLVLENGAGLSRMERLTARDMAKLLQAAWASPYRAEFVASMPLAAMDGTMRRRLRNTPVAGQAHVKTGSLRNVKAIAGITRDNNGQSWAVTAIVNHTYAGVSRQALDLVLQDVYRRGPTDIASHAP; this is encoded by the coding sequence ATGCCTACCCGATTCAAACGTGCCCTGCTCTGCGTTCTGCCCACCCTGGGCCTGCTGGTCAACGCCCCTGCCTTTGCTGCCGACAGCGGCACCTTGCCTGCCAAGGTCAGTTCCGCGCTTGCCGCGGCAAAGATCCCGGCCAACGCGCTGTCACTGGCGGTGATCCCGCTGGAAGGTCAGGGCATGGCGCAGTTCGTCAATGCCGATATCCCGGTCAATCCGGCTTCAACCATGAAGCTGATCACCACCTATGCCGCACTGGAAGTACTGGGGCCGACCTATCAGTGGCGCAGCGACCTGTTTATCGATGGCCCGGTGGTCAACGGCACCCTGCAGGGTGATCTGATCTTCCGTAGTGGCGGCGATCCCAAGCTGACCATTGAGCGCATGTGGCTGATGATGCGTGACCTGAAAGCTGCTGGCGTGCGCGACATCACCGGCGATCTGGTACTGCAGCCGGCAGACATGCGTTTTCCCAGCGATGTGCCGCCCTTCGTCGACGACGGTGGCGACCCGAACAAACCATTTCTGGTAGAGCCCGACCCCCTGCTCACCAACCTGAAACTCTTCGTGCTGAGCAGCTATGGCGAGCAGAACGGGGTGCGCATCAACCTGGAACCCAATCTGCCGGAAGTGACCGTCAACAACCAGCTCACCCTGTTGCCGCCGGTCCGTTCCTGCCCACGCCCGAATGTTGCCTACAGCATTCAGGACAGCGGTTATCAAGCCACCATCACGCTAACCGGTAGCCTGCACGAGAACTGTATTGCCCAACGCTACCTGTCTGCACTGACCGCGACTACCTACACCGGCAGCACCCTGCGCAGCCTGTGGCGGGACATGGGCGGCACTATCGCTGGCGGCACCCGCATCGGCCGCGCGCCCGCCAGCTCGCGCCTGGTATCGCAAAGCGCCTCGCCCGATCTGGTCGAGGTAGTGCGTGACATCAACAAATACAGCAACAACACCATGGCTCGGCAGCTGTTCCTGACCATCGGCCGCGACCAGCGCACGCCGGCGGATCGCGACGATCACAAGGCAGCGGTGCGCGTGATCAACCAGTGGCTGGCGGAAAAGGGTATTTATCCGACCGGCTTGGTACTGGAAAACGGTGCTGGCCTCTCACGCATGGAGCGGCTCACTGCCAGAGACATGGCCAAGCTGCTGCAGGCTGCCTGGGCCAGCCCCTACCGCGCCGAGTTCGTTGCTTCCATGCCGCTGGCGGCAATGGATGGCACCATGCGCCGTCGATTGCGCAATACGCCGGTCGCCGGCCAGGCACACGTGAAAACCGGCTCGCTGCGCAACGTCAAGGCCATTGCCGGCATCACTCGCGACAACAACGGCCAGAGTTGGGCGGTCACCGCCATCGTCAACCACACCTACGCCGGCGTCAGCCGTCAGGCACTGGATCTGGTATTGCAGGACGTGTATCGCCGTGGGCCGACAGACATCGCCAGTCACGCGCCCTGA
- a CDS encoding glutathione S-transferase family protein, whose product MGRLVEGQWHDEWYDTESNGGAFKREDAGFREGVGEGSRYPAESGRYHLYVSLACPWAHRTLIMRKLKGLEPHIGVTVTHPHMLEQGWHYEPAEPLYGLQYHHQLYTRAKADYTGRVTVPVLWDKVTESIVNNESAEILRLFNSAFNGLTGNHDDYYPAPLREEIDRINERVYHDINNGVYKTGFATRQSVYEQACETLFAALDWVEERLTTQRYLAGERITEADWRLFTTLVRFDPVYHGHFKCNVRRIQDYPALSGYLRELYQWPGIAETVNFEHIKQHYYYSHDTINPTRIVPLGTGQDLNLPHERAHLPVIN is encoded by the coding sequence ATGGGGCGTTTGGTTGAAGGCCAGTGGCACGACGAATGGTATGACACCGAGTCAAATGGTGGCGCGTTCAAGCGTGAAGATGCCGGTTTTCGCGAAGGTGTGGGCGAGGGCTCGCGCTACCCTGCCGAGTCGGGGCGCTATCACCTGTACGTGTCGCTGGCGTGCCCGTGGGCGCATCGTACCCTGATCATGCGCAAGCTCAAGGGTTTGGAGCCGCACATCGGCGTGACTGTGACTCACCCGCATATGCTGGAGCAAGGCTGGCATTACGAGCCTGCCGAGCCGCTCTACGGCCTGCAGTACCATCATCAGCTGTACACCAGGGCGAAAGCGGATTACACCGGCCGGGTGACTGTTCCGGTGCTCTGGGACAAGGTGACCGAAAGCATCGTCAATAACGAGTCTGCCGAGATTCTGCGGCTGTTCAACAGCGCCTTCAATGGTCTGACCGGCAACCACGACGACTACTATCCGGCGCCGTTGCGCGAGGAGATAGACCGGATCAACGAACGGGTCTATCACGACATCAACAACGGCGTGTACAAGACCGGTTTCGCCACGCGCCAGTCAGTGTATGAGCAGGCCTGCGAGACCCTGTTTGCCGCGCTGGACTGGGTCGAGGAGCGGCTGACTACCCAGCGCTATCTGGCCGGGGAGCGTATCACCGAGGCCGATTGGCGCTTGTTTACCACCCTGGTGCGCTTTGACCCTGTGTACCACGGCCACTTCAAATGCAACGTGCGGCGCATTCAGGATTATCCGGCCCTGTCTGGGTACCTGCGTGAGCTGTACCAATGGCCGGGCATCGCCGAGACGGTCAATTTCGAGCACATCAAACAGCATTACTACTACAGCCACGACACCATCAACCCGACCCGAATCGTTCCCTTGGGCACAGGCCAGGATCTCAATCTGCCGCATGAGCGCGCGCACCTGCCCGTGATCAATTAG